One genomic window of Ziziphus jujuba cultivar Dongzao chromosome 4, ASM3175591v1 includes the following:
- the LOC107416038 gene encoding putative glutamine amidotransferase GAT1_2.1: MVASDLSVILPRVLIVSRRSVRKNKFVDFVGEYHLDLIVGYGAVPVIVPRVSGVHMLLDSFEPIHGVLLCEGEDIDPSLYEAEVSGLSPEELEEIRRLHASDTAIDKEKDSIELRLAKLCLERNIPYLGICRGSQVLNVACGGSLYLDVEKELSKNCLVGQKVEHIDYDNYDGHRHVVKVVENTPLHHWFKDSLQEEKMDIWVNSYHHQGVKRLAERFVPMAFAPDGLIEGFYDPDAYNPEEGKFIMGLQFHPERMRKPDSEEFDYPGCPSAYQEFVKAVIGYQKKLNSSISVQKALKLDQEMDKKRKKIIRSFSLAKNIYTTGRGTHLVNESELEIGADFLQSNTALSLQQEKRLKQMGATVRNGGSYIERLKMNEEREKVAKNVMGKMSVEQLSDLMSFYHMMEQICSEVLERKLNGIVHEQLGS, from the exons ATGGTGGCTTCCGATCTCTCCGTGATCCTTCCTCGAGTTCTCATAGTCTCCAGGCGTAGCGTTCGCAAGAACAAGTTTGTAGATTTCGTGG GCGAATATCATCTCGATCTTATAGTGGGCTATGGTGCAGTACCCGTTATTGTACCCCGAGTTTCAGGCGTCCATATGTTATTAGATAGCTTCGAACCCATCCATGGAGTTCTTCTCTGTGAAGGAGAAGATATCGATCCGTCTCTTTACGAAGCCGAAGTTTCAGGTCTTTCACCGGAAGAGTTGGAAGAAATCAGGAGACTTCACGCGAGCGATACCGCAATCGACAAAGAAAAGGACTCGATCGAATTGAGGCTTGCAAAGCTCTGCCTCGAAAGGAACATACCCTATTTGGGAATTTGCAGAGGCTCTCAGGTTTTGAATGTTGCATGCGGAGGTTCACTCTATTTGGACGTAGAGAAAGAGCTCTCCAAGAATTGCTTAGTTGGACAAAAAGTTGAACACATTGATTATGATAATTATGATGGTCATAGACATGTTGTGAAGGTGGTGGAAAATACCCCTTTGCATCATTGGTTTAAGGATTCTTTgcaagaagaaaaaatggatatttGGGTTAATAGTTATCATCATCAAGGAGTTAAAAGATTGGCAGAGAGATTTGTTCCAATGGCTTTTGCTCCTGATGGGCTAATTGAAGGTTTTTATGATCCTGATGCTTATAATCCTGAAGAGGGGAAGTTTATAATGGGTTTACAATTTCATCCTGAGAGAATGAGGAAGCCAGATTCTGAGGAATTTGATTATCCTGGTTGCCCATCTGCTTATCAG GAATTTGTAAAGGCAGTGATTGGATATCAGAAGAAGCTAAACAGCTCCATATCAGTACAAAAAGCTTTGAAGCTTGATCAAGAAATGGataagaagagaaagaaaattatcCGAAGTTTCTCACTTGCTAAGAATATTTACACCACTGGCCGAGGCACACATCTGGTTAATGAATCTGAGCTTGAAATAGGAGCAGATTTCCTTCAG TCAAATACAGCATTGAGTCTGCAGCAAGAGAAGAGGTTGAAGCAAATGGGAGCAACAGTAAGAAATGGAGGTTCATACATAGAGAGATTGAAGATGaatgaggagagagagaaagtagcAAAGAATGTGATGGGGAAAATGTCAGTGGAGCAGTTGTCTGATCTAATGTCTTTCTACCACATGATGGAGCAGATTTGCTCTGAAGTTTTGGAAAGAAAGCTAAATGGCATTGTACATGAGCAGCTTGGTTCTTGA
- the LOC107416007 gene encoding putative glutamine amidotransferase GAT1_2.1, with protein MEIWVNSYHHQGVKRLAERFVPMAFTPDGLVEGFYDPDAYNPEEGKFIMGLQFHPERMRKPDSEEFDYPGCPSAYQEFVKAVIAYQKKLNSSKSEPKALKLEQKMEKKRKKIIRSFSLAKNIYATSRGTHLVKESELEVGADLYVPHLAYGS; from the exons ATGGAGATTTGGGTTAATAGTTATCATCATCAAGGAGTTAAAAGATTGGCAGAGAGATTTGTTCCAATGGCTTTCACTCCTGATGGTTTAGTTGAAGGTTTTTATGATCCTGATGCTTATAATCCTGAAGAGGGTAAATTTATAATGGGGTTGCAGTTTCATCCTGAGAGAATGAGGAAGCCTGATTCTGAGGAATTTGATTATCCTGGTTGCCCATCTGCTTATCAG GAATTTGTGAAGGCAGTCATTGCTTATCAGAAGAAGCTAAACAGCTCCAAATCAGAACCAAAAGCTTTGAAGCTTGAACAAAAAatggagaagaagaggaagaaaattaTAAGAAGTTTCTCACTTGCTAAGAATATTTACGCTACTAGCCGAGGCACACATCTGGTTAAAGAATCAGAGCTTGAAGTAGGAGCAGATTTATATGTACCCCATTTGGCATATGGGTCCTAG
- the LOC112491434 gene encoding non-specific lipid-transfer protein 2 gives MKCLSFVVIAVAMVAVALLSEAPVAEAATCSPTELSPCIAAITSSSPPSSLCCSKLRQQKSCLCGYLKDPNLKQYVNSPNARKVASTCGVPFPNC, from the coding sequence ATGAAGTGTCTGTCTTTTGTAGTGATAGCGGTGGCCATGGTGGCGGTGGCGCTTCTAAGCGAAGCTCCGGTGGCTGAGGCTGCTACATGCAGCCCGACGGAGCTGAGCCCATGTATAGCGGCGATTACGTCGTCGTCACCGCCGTCAAGCTTATGCTGCAGCAAGCTGAGGCAACAGAAGTCATGCCTCTGTGGCTACCTTAAGGATCCTAATCTCAAGCAGTATGTTAACTCTCCTAATGCCAGAAAAGTTGCATCCACCTGTGGAGTTCCATTCCCCAATTGTTGA